In Plasmodium vivax chromosome 14, whole genome shotgun sequence, the genomic window GATCCCAACAAGCTGAGCACCCCCTGATGCCAGACTTGAGAAGGGCTTTTCCTTTAAGGAAGCTCTCTTGAGCGGTCACTTCTACATTAACTGCGAAGTGGTCAAATCGGAGTATCGGGGGggacaaaacaaaaaaggctTTCGTGTGTTGAGGCCTCTATCATAGTGTACTCAGAAGAGCACCCCCGAAAGGTCAATACAAAAGGTACGCACAAAAGGTCGCACAATGGTGCGTACAGTGGTGCATTCAAAGGTGCATACAAAGATGCGTGCCAAACGTGCCAAGCGCCCAAACGGGGTGGCACACATGCACGTATACTACACATGCATACGCTCGCTTTCGCGCATGTGCCCACTTGCatacatgcaaaaatgtacgcaAAATGATTTATCGAAAAGGGGCACTTGAACAGTTCGACGGGCGCGAATTAGGGCtgattcttttttcccttctcttttttcctacttttttcttatttttttcccatttttttcccatttttttcccatttttttcccatttttttcctttttttttcttattcctTTGCCCGTTCTCCACATTTAAACCGATTTTCAACCCCCCTTAGGCAATTTATTCAACCtgtgttgtaaaaaaaaaaatatcccaaAGCAAATGCATGCATAAGGAATATATCGCTCGTTGGACGTAGTGCACTTCGACCGTATGGAGGCTTTAAACAGTGCAGTAAAGGAGGCGCACCGGGAGCTTTTTGCCTGAGTGGAGTAATCGGGTGTACGAACAAACGGGAGCACCTCTTTCGCCTTATGCACGACCAGGGGGAAtgccttcatttttccctctcccctACCCGGTCGTTGGCCGGAAATGTGCTCGGGCGGGGATCCCCTCCCAGCGCAAGTGCGGTGCACTCAACCGCGCAGCTACTTAACTGTGCAGTCGCTTAACAGTGCAGCACACTTAACCGCGTATTGCACTTAACCCTCCTTTGCTGGCGCAACAAGTGGgccaaaaagggaggcgtagcacatgtataatttatagGCATAAAACACCAGAGGGGAAATGTGACAAGAAAGAAACACACGTAATGGGGCATACCgacgcaaaaataaaaacaactGCAACGAATGCGAGAGGACGAACGCTGCTACAGCTTGGAGTGAATCAAAGGAAGGAATGAAATCACAAGTATTTTGGTttatttatcctttttttatcacctCCCACCTGAGCACGCTACCATTATGTGACCCCCATTTCCCGTGCACTTttaaggaaaaggcaaaagtgATTGACAATGCGAAAACGTAATGGCAAAGCTCGCATGCAAACAACTTCACAGTTGCACATTTTCCTTATAGCTGCCGCGCGAGGGAGCGAACCACCTTCGTGAGCGCGCTTTTTATTCCCCTCCCCAGTTCAGCGCGTCGCCTTATCGCGAAAGGGTTAAGCAGTTCAAGGTGAAGCGAGGACCAACTCGCTTAATGGAAGCTGCCTCGTTAAATTATCACAATTCCGCtttgtttattttaacaCGGTGAAATACATCGAGGGTGGTAGAAACCCATGCCGCATTCGTTTCGTTGTGTGCAAAAGGTCAAATTgtatgacctgttcaggtgaaaatgcgggaaaaaaaattccaacaagggaaagcaaaactAATTGTTatggctagctagctagctagctaagAAGTTTTCAACTGCTTAAAAACAAACTTCACGCGTTGTAAGAAGGAAAACGCTTCCGCTGCGCACATCGCTAAACGGGAGAGGCACAGAAACAAACACGTGGTCAAAAAGGGAGCGGTAGACATGGTGGAATGGTTCAGCCAAACGGGACTGTCCCGAATATGGCCTGTCaaaatcgcctgaacggttaataaaaaaaaaaaaaaaaaaaataccttctGTGTGTAAACATCCCATGTGTGGACATTTCTCCCCCGATGGGAAACCCTCCCCTCGTTGTTGAGTTTCCATTCCAGTAGGCCCCCTCCAATCGGTCAGGCCCTTTTCAAGTACTTCTCCATCAAACCGAGAAACGTGTTGTAGTCGACGGCCTCGCCCGAATTGGCCACGCCGAAATTGAATTTACTCAAGCTCAATGATGAGTCGTCTGTGGTGGCGTTTCTTTTGCACAGGTCTATGAACTTGCCTAACTCagtttttccaatttttccgtTGGCCTCGATGCAGCTGAACAGGTCCTTAAAAATGGTCTGCAAATCATGCTTCTTTAATTGTCTGTTTATGAgtatatgcaaaatggggggtgTCAGCACGAAATTCTCCACGTAATTGGGGCTATTCCACTGTATGCtttctttcacattttttattaactcaCGCACACTTTCATGGCTCAAGTTTTGCGAAAggattttgttaaaaattgcGTTAACGTCCTCTTCGCACAGCTCCCCGTCgtcattttttgtgaaatacGCGAGTGCGCGAATCAGGTACTGCACGTCGATTTCCATGCCCTGCTTCGTTTTGCGCGTTGCTTTAAAATGTGGGGGTAAAGTCTCGGCGCACGCTTTGTCTGCTATGTACGCTTTGTCTGCTTCCACGCTTTGTCTGCTTCCACGCTTTGTCTGCTTCCACGCTTTGTCTGCTTCCACGCTTTGTCTGCTTCCACGCTTTGTCTGCTTCCACACTTTGTCTGCTTTACGGACAGGCGGAGGTCCCCCCTCCACCCCTGCGAGAATACTTAAAGCGGGGGGAACTGCAAAGATGGGGGAGTGATCGAACCAGATTTAATAGGACCTCTATGCCGTATTCTATTGAGTCCCCATCAACGGTGAGCAGTTCGTTTGTCCTGCACACCCCTTGCGGTGAAAAATGAGGGGATACGCGTTTTACCCTTTGCAAGGCgcatttaacttttttttttttttttttttttgccttccctgGTGTAACGTGGCAAGAAAATGAGCGAGAAATAAATTCCCCCCTTTAAATGCAAACCCAGTTGCTGTTTCGTTTGGTTAATCCTTTccttgttacatttttttacgcgCTAAAATGGGTGTGGCGGATTGACCGGAGGGATGCGCCCCAgggcgcgcaaaaaaaaaaaaaataaaataaataaaccgCCAACCGTTGGCTGCAACTTAACTGATGTGTTATCCTCCGCGTGGCAAAGCAGAACAGACAAAAGGGGACACAACTCCTGGCGCGCATGAGCACGTTTGCCATTCGCCAGACGAGCGGAACGCCACAACAAGTACAGCAGAGTGGAAGCGCTTTAAAGTGACCTCTTCAAAAGTTCGCAGAGCAATCGTATGAACGTTCAGGTGACTATTATTTTGAGGAGCAGGTTGAAGTTGGCCCGTTCACAAATGTGAAGATGCCCCAATTAGGGATGCCGCGCGGAGGTCGCGGTTTGGCCCCCCAgcctttccactttttccGTGTCAATTgtgcgtttttaaaaaggggtgtCCACGCGTTTGCGCGGTGGTGCAGATGATGAGCGGCGGTGCAGATGATGAGCGGCGGTGCAGATGATGAGCGGCGGTGCAGATGATGAGCGGCGGTGCAGATGATGAGCGGCGTTACAGATGGTGAGCGGCGGTACAGATGATGAGCGGCGGTGCAGATGATGAGCGGCGGTGCAGATGATGAGCGGCGGTGCAGATGATGAGCGGCGGTGCAGATGATGAGCGGCGTTACAGATGGTGAGCGGCGGTACAGATGATGAGCGGTGGTGCAGATGGTGAGCGGCGGTCCAAATGATCGCGCCTGCACAGGTGATGCCTCTTACCCCCTGGTGCCGGCAATCTCGCGGAGCTCCGCGGGGACGGCGTGGTTGGCCTTGCTGAGCAATTTGACCAGGTCCCTGGCAAACCGACCCTTCTGGGGCACATAGTAATCGtaggggaagaacaaaacggCCCTCCCCTTCTGCCCCGCCCTGCCCGTCCGGCCAATCCGATGGATGTAATCCTCAATCGTATTTGGAAGGTCATAGTTAACGACCACGGAGATGTTCTTAATGTCTAGTCCTCTGGAAGCCACATCAGTCGCAACTAAGATGTTGCAACGGTCACTTCTGTAGTTGCTTAAGATGCGGTCTCTCTCCCGTTGTTCCTTATCCCCATGAATGGCTAGCGCGTTGTACTGATGGTAGCGAAGCTCTTTGCATAAGCTGTCGCAATTCCTCTTAGTGTCgcagaaaattaaaattttattccccTCGTAGTTCTGCTTCAGCCAGTCaagcagcttcttcttcaagtCTATAGAAGAACTGATGACGACGCTCtgttgtatatttttatttgcagtTAACTCGCTTTTTCCTATTTGTATTTTCACAGGATCGAAGGAAGAAAACTGGTAGGCCAGCttcctgacttgttcaggccAAGTAGCTGTAAAGAATAGGAGCTGTTTGTTTCTATTAACCTGCGTCATGATCTTTTTCAGTTGCTTTTCAAACCCCATGTCTAGTAGTCTATCCGCTTCGTCAATGACAACGTAGATGCACCTTAACAAATGAATCACTCCGCTTTCCAGAAGATCTAGAAGTCTCCCCGGGGTGGCAACTACAATGTCTGCTCCTTTCTTTAAGTTACTAATTTGTGTGTACTTTGGGACTCCTCCGTAGACGGCAACACTTCTGATGTGCAATTCCTTTTCGAATGCTTTTATTTCGTCAACTACCTGCATGCATAGTTCTCTCGTCGGGAGGAGGATGAGTCCGTAGACAGTTCGCTCCGCCTCATGGGTGTCGTTACCGCTGCTGCGTTGGGTGGCGCCTTGCGTGGGTTCGTTGTTCCATTCCTGGGAGGGTTCCTCGCCCATATCTTCCTGGTTCTGTTCCAACCGGTGCTCCCTCGCGTTCTCTAGTCCGCTCTCCCTACCGCTCTTTCGCTCCCCCTCCCGCTGCTTCAAAATGTGCATGAGGGCGGGCAGGGCGAAGGCCAGGGTCTTCCCGCTGCCCGTCTCGGCCACGCCTATTAGGTCCTTCCCCGAGAGAGCGATCGGCCACGTGACCTTCTGAATAGCCGTCGGTTCTTTAAACTTCGCATTCAGGTGGTTCACAACAGCTTCGTGGAAGTTCACCTCGGAGAAGCTGCTAGCCAGGTTGTTTAGAAGAGCAGATTCTTTGCTCACGTAAATGTTCAGTCTCTTCAGTTCTGCATCTAACTGTTCAGGTGACatgtcttccttttttctgccaCAGTCTTGAAGCAGGTTCTGCCTCTGCACCTTTGCATCTACCTTGCTCCATTCGATGTCCTTAAGATTCTCCCCCAGTTGGGCGTACCTATCCTGGCTGTTTAGGCTCCTCTGGTGGGGGGCGGTCCTCTCGTTGGAAGCGCCCCTCTGGTAGGAAGTTACCATGTCGTGCTCGTCTCCCTCCTCCATGGCGTCATACCTCGAGGGGGAATGCTCCTTCTGCCCCCTCCCGCCGATCACATCGCTTTGTCTGTTCCTCCCTCTCTCGTGGTTCCTAAACGAGCCTTCCCTACGGTGGTGATTCATGAACCCATTTCCCTCATCATCTTTTCCTCTCCCATCCCGTCGATCAAATTGGGCATATTCTTCAAAGTCCTCTCCTcccag contains:
- a CDS encoding hypothetical protein, conserved (encoded by transcript PVX_123980A), translating into MEIDVQYLIRALAYFTKNDDGELCEEDVNAIFNKILSQNLSHESVRELIKNVKESIQWNSPNYVENFVLTPPILHILINRQLKKHDLQTIFKDLFSCIEANGKIGKTELGKFIDLCKRNATTDDSSLSLSKFNFGVANSGEAVDYNTFLGLMEKYLKRA
- a CDS encoding ATP-dependent RNA helicase, putative (encoded by transcript PVX_123985A) produces the protein MKGVLGLKCVTCRASGRVPLVAKKFLFVSVGSKSKFGSALVGQPKQKGHLTANGKRTVFIESNVKNAPVQEELPKSAANAPTDEFAPPEKSVLSSYNDEQPVDGETQQDDHPLPLGGEDFEEYAQFDRRDGRGKDDEGNGFMNHHRREGSFRNHERGRNRQSDVIGGRGQKEHSPSRYDAMEEGDEHDMVTSYQRGASNERTAPHQRSLNSQDRYAQLGENLKDIEWSKVDAKVQRQNLLQDCGRKKEDMSPEQLDAELKRLNIYVSKESALLNNLASSFSEVNFHEAVVNHLNAKFKEPTAIQKVTWPIALSGKDLIGVAETGSGKTLAFALPALMHILKQREGERKSGRESGLENAREHRLEQNQEDMGEEPSQEWNNEPTQGATQRSSGNDTHEAERTVYGLILLPTRELCMQVVDEIKAFEKELHIRSVAVYGGVPKYTQISNLKKGADIVVATPGRLLDLLESGVIHLLRCIYVVIDEADRLLDMGFEKQLKKIMTQVNRNKQLLFFTATWPEQVRKLAYQFSSFDPVKIQIGKSELTANKNIQQSVVISSSIDLKKKLLDWLKQNYEGNKILIFCDTKRNCDSLCKELRYHQYNALAIHGDKEQRERDRILSNYRSDRCNILVATDVASRGLDIKNISVVVNYDLPNTIEDYIHRIGRTGRAGQKGRAVLFFPYDYYVPQKGRFARDLVKLLSKANHAVPAELREIAGTRG